One Primulina huaijiensis isolate GDHJ02 chromosome 8, ASM1229523v2, whole genome shotgun sequence genomic region harbors:
- the LOC140983492 gene encoding GTP-binding protein At2g22870-like: MILSHQLPRIHFISHFTCPKPRRLLLITSTLVSKPIPASISHFSATIAAPSQAQESSPLSLETLFVPPDTDVSSLEISSFGSRILKGSNIVLSKYAAGDGAEVVNSEFVKSSVTTEDCPSDGIPEFALVGRSNVGKSSLLNSLVRRKRLALTSKKPGKTQCINHFRINDSWYLVDLPGYGYAAAPHEIRTDWDRFTKDYFLNRPTLVSVFLLIDASIPTKKIDLEYASWLGQNQIPMTLIFTKCDKRKKKRNGGRRPEENIQ; encoded by the exons ATGATTCTAAGTCATCAACTTCCAAGAATTCACTTCATCTCTCATTTCACTTGTCCCAAACCCAGAAGGCTTCTCTTAATCACCTCAACCCTCGTATCCAAACCCATACCTGCTTCCATCTCCCATTTCTCCGCAACAATCGCTGCTCCGTCGCAGGCCCAAGAAAGTTCGCCGCTTTCTCTTGAAACCCTCTTTGTGCCGCCGGATACAGACGTTTCGTCTCTCGAAATCTCGAGCTTTGGCTCGAGAATCTTGAAGGGCTCCAACATCGTGTTGAGTAAGTATGCGGCAGGCGATGGTGCTGAGGTTGTGAATTCGGAGTTTGTGAAGAGCAGTGTAACAACTGAGGACTGTCCATCCGATGGGATTCCGGAATTCGCGCTCGTGGGCAGGTCTAATGTGGGGAAATCCTCGCTTCTTAACTCGCTCGTTAGGCGGAAGCGGCTCGCCCTCACTTCCAAGAAGCCTG GTAAGACACAATGCATCAACCATTTTCGTATTAATGATAGCTGGTACCTCGTCGATTTGCCGGGCTATGG GTACGCAGCTGCTCCACATGAGATTCGAACAGACTGGGACAGATTCACCAAGGATTACTTTCTCAACCGGCCTACGCTTGTCTCGGTTTTCCTTCTGATCGATGCCAGCATTCCCACAAAAAAGATTGATCTCGAATATGCTAGTTGGTTGGGACAAAATCAG ATTCCTATGACTTTAATATTCACGAAATGCGACAAacggaaaaagaaaaggaatggAGGGAGACGAcctgaagaaaacattcaataG
- the LOC140983008 gene encoding protein SYM1-like isoform X3, which produces MKIKNLRSIGEESLLRACLGLDLLVQLGISGSFLLSYDFERQTLVFYTRRYEGLDRFIRLRLQLRPNSFRFVGTKVAVDGIIFGPLDLLLFFTYMGFSTGKSATQVKEDVKRDFLPALILEGGIWPIVQVANFRFIPVRYQLLYVNFFCLLDSCFLSWLEQQEDAPWKQWFKSLLPLNEEKQESG; this is translated from the exons ATGAAGATAAAGAATTTAAGATCAATTGGAGAAGAGTCGCTACTACGAGCTTGTTTGGGCTTGGATTTGTTGGTCCAGTTGGGCATTTCTGGTAGTTTTCTGTTGAGTTATGACTTTGAGAGGCAAACCCTCGTTTTCTATACTCGGAG GTATGAAGGGCTGGACCGTTTCATTAGATTAAGGCTACAACTACGGCCCAATTCCTTCCGTTTTGTCGGCACAAAAGTAGCAGTTGATGGCATAATCTTTGGGCCCTTGGATTTACTCCTGTTTTTCACTTACATGGGTTTTTCTACGGGTAAAAGTGCCACTCAGGTCAAAGAAGATGTCAAGAGAGACTTTCTCCCAGCCTTGATTTTAGAGGGAGGCATCTGGCCAATTGTTCAAGTTGCCAATTTTCGATTCATTCCTGTTCGTTATCAACTCCTTTACGTCAATTTTTTCTGTTTATTGGATAGCTGCTTTCTTTCGTGGCTTGAGCAACAAGAAGATGCCCCTTGGAAGCAGTGGTTCAAATCGTTGCTTCCTTTGAacgaagaaaaacaagaaagtggGTAA
- the LOC140983008 gene encoding uncharacterized protein isoform X4 has protein sequence MEKEMTSLTMDEDKEFKINWRRVATTSLFGLGFVGPVGHFWYEGLDRFIRLRLQLRPNSFRFVGTKVAVDGIIFGPLDLLLFFTYMGFSTGKSATQVKEDVKRDFLPALILEGGIWPIVQVANFRFIPVRYQLLYVNFFCLLDSCFLSWLEQQEDAPWKQWFKSLLPLNEEKQESG, from the exons ATGGAGAAAGAAATGACCAGTCTCACAATG GATGAAGATAAAGAATTTAAGATCAATTGGAGAAGAGTCGCTACTACGAGCTTGTTTGGGCTTGGATTTGTTGGTCCAGTTGGGCATTTCTG GTATGAAGGGCTGGACCGTTTCATTAGATTAAGGCTACAACTACGGCCCAATTCCTTCCGTTTTGTCGGCACAAAAGTAGCAGTTGATGGCATAATCTTTGGGCCCTTGGATTTACTCCTGTTTTTCACTTACATGGGTTTTTCTACGGGTAAAAGTGCCACTCAGGTCAAAGAAGATGTCAAGAGAGACTTTCTCCCAGCCTTGATTTTAGAGGGAGGCATCTGGCCAATTGTTCAAGTTGCCAATTTTCGATTCATTCCTGTTCGTTATCAACTCCTTTACGTCAATTTTTTCTGTTTATTGGATAGCTGCTTTCTTTCGTGGCTTGAGCAACAAGAAGATGCCCCTTGGAAGCAGTGGTTCAAATCGTTGCTTCCTTTGAacgaagaaaaacaagaaagtggGTAA
- the LOC140983008 gene encoding protein SYM1-like isoform X2, whose protein sequence is MMKIKNLRSIGEESLLRACLGLDLLVQLGISGSFLLSYDFERQTLVFYTRRYEGLDRFIRLRLQLRPNSFRFVGTKVAVDGIIFGPLDLLLFFTYMGFSTGKSATQVKEDVKRDFLPALILEGGIWPIVQVANFRFIPVRYQLLYVNFFCLLDSCFLSWLEQQEDAPWKQWFKSLLPLNEEKQESG, encoded by the exons AT GATGAAGATAAAGAATTTAAGATCAATTGGAGAAGAGTCGCTACTACGAGCTTGTTTGGGCTTGGATTTGTTGGTCCAGTTGGGCATTTCTGGTAGTTTTCTGTTGAGTTATGACTTTGAGAGGCAAACCCTCGTTTTCTATACTCGGAG GTATGAAGGGCTGGACCGTTTCATTAGATTAAGGCTACAACTACGGCCCAATTCCTTCCGTTTTGTCGGCACAAAAGTAGCAGTTGATGGCATAATCTTTGGGCCCTTGGATTTACTCCTGTTTTTCACTTACATGGGTTTTTCTACGGGTAAAAGTGCCACTCAGGTCAAAGAAGATGTCAAGAGAGACTTTCTCCCAGCCTTGATTTTAGAGGGAGGCATCTGGCCAATTGTTCAAGTTGCCAATTTTCGATTCATTCCTGTTCGTTATCAACTCCTTTACGTCAATTTTTTCTGTTTATTGGATAGCTGCTTTCTTTCGTGGCTTGAGCAACAAGAAGATGCCCCTTGGAAGCAGTGGTTCAAATCGTTGCTTCCTTTGAacgaagaaaaacaagaaagtggGTAA
- the LOC140983008 gene encoding uncharacterized protein isoform X1, producing the protein MLRLWKWYQNCLATHPVKTQVISSGLIWGVGDIAAQTVTQSTSRRNYDEDKEFKINWRRVATTSLFGLGFVGPVGHFWYEGLDRFIRLRLQLRPNSFRFVGTKVAVDGIIFGPLDLLLFFTYMGFSTGKSATQVKEDVKRDFLPALILEGGIWPIVQVANFRFIPVRYQLLYVNFFCLLDSCFLSWLEQQEDAPWKQWFKSLLPLNEEKQESG; encoded by the exons ATGTTGAGGCTGTGGAAATGGTACCAGAATTGCTTGGCGACGCACCCAGTTAAGACCCAGGTGATTAGCTCCGGCTTGATTTGGGGAGTTGGTGATATTGCTGCTCAAACCGTCACTCAATCCACTTCCAGAAGAAATTAT GATGAAGATAAAGAATTTAAGATCAATTGGAGAAGAGTCGCTACTACGAGCTTGTTTGGGCTTGGATTTGTTGGTCCAGTTGGGCATTTCTG GTATGAAGGGCTGGACCGTTTCATTAGATTAAGGCTACAACTACGGCCCAATTCCTTCCGTTTTGTCGGCACAAAAGTAGCAGTTGATGGCATAATCTTTGGGCCCTTGGATTTACTCCTGTTTTTCACTTACATGGGTTTTTCTACGGGTAAAAGTGCCACTCAGGTCAAAGAAGATGTCAAGAGAGACTTTCTCCCAGCCTTGATTTTAGAGGGAGGCATCTGGCCAATTGTTCAAGTTGCCAATTTTCGATTCATTCCTGTTCGTTATCAACTCCTTTACGTCAATTTTTTCTGTTTATTGGATAGCTGCTTTCTTTCGTGGCTTGAGCAACAAGAAGATGCCCCTTGGAAGCAGTGGTTCAAATCGTTGCTTCCTTTGAacgaagaaaaacaagaaagtggGTAA
- the LOC140982682 gene encoding uncharacterized protein — protein sequence MPQKKAPQKPEYPVCPKCNRQHMGQCLWGSGKCFKYGASDHMLRDCPQWRQPTQGRVFAMHAKEANPDTTLLTGNIFIKRVATKALLDSGATHSFISKTFANHLGVKSIGLDVSYSVTVPSGEEL from the exons ATGCCGCAAAAGAAGGCTCCTCAGAAGCCtgagtacccagtgtgcccgaagtgcaaccgtCAGCACATGGGCCAGTGTTTATGGGGTTCTGGCAAATGCTTCAAGTACGGAGCCAGTGATCATATGCTGAGGGACTGCCCGCAGTGGAGGCAGCCAACCcaggggagagtgttcgccatgcatgccaaggaggcgaacccagacacgactctACTGACTG gaaatattttcattaagagagtagccacgaaggccttgTTAGATTCTGGAGCTACTCACTCTTTTATCTCAAAGACGTTCGCCAATCATTTGGGCGTCAAGTccattggactcgacgtgagctactccgtgacagtcccatcaggggaggAGTTATAA